One Lachancea thermotolerans CBS 6340 chromosome B complete sequence genomic window, GTGACACATACAAAAAATATATCATTCCGGGAGCCCCTATTCCTGAGTGTGATAAGTCGCTTACATTCTAGCGCCTGCTTTCGGCATCCTGACCAACTGCTTCGACAACCCGCTCCGCACAACGCTCCCACAACCCGGCCATGACAACGTACGTGAAGCTGGTCAAGGGCGCCACCAAGATCAAGATGGCGCCCCCGAAGGCCAAGTACGTTGACCCCATCCTGCTAGGCACCGCCGACCCACATGAGTTCCGTGAGATCATGAACGCGCTGGACGCCAGAGTCCAAGACACCGCCTGGACCATTGTGTACAAGAGCCTGATCGTGGTGCACCTGATGATACGCGAGGGCGAGCCTCTCGTCACCATCAAGTACCTCTCCAAGAACCAGGACTTTTTCAGCCTGAAAGACATCTTCCACTCGAAGCTCTCGTCCGGCGACCTGCAGGCACTCCGCCGCTACCGGGACTACCTGAGGACCCGCTGCGTGGAGTACGCGAACACCGGCAAGGACTACGTGCGCGAAAACAACTCGAGTCTAACGACGTCTGCGGCCAGCGATCCCAAGCTGTCCCTCAGCCACGTTGAGTCGCTGGAGGCGCAGATATCCGCGCTTATCAAGAACAGGTACTCCCAGTACGATCTCGGCAACGACCTGCTGCTCACCGCATTTCGCCTGCTGGTGCAGGACCTGCTTGTGCTGTACAACTCCCTGAATGAGGGCATAATTACGCTTTTGGAGAGCTTTTTCGAACTCACGCACCAGGACGCGGAGCGCACGCTCAAACTCTACAAGCGCTTCGTGGAGCTAACAGAAAGCGTTGTCAAGTACCTGAAGACAGGCAAGGCTGTTGGGCTCAAGATCCCCGTTATCAAGCACATCACAACGAAGCTAATTCGCTCGCTCGAGGAGCACTTGAAGGacgacaacaacaaccaTGGGCAGAACTTTTCGAGCAGCGACTCGAAGACCCCCGCCCAACGGGAATTGGAGCAGATTCGCGAGCAAAAAAGACAGCTGGAGGAGCAAATGAAAACTCAGCAGCAAATGATTATATCGCCCACCATTCCTCAACAACAGACGGGTTACAACCCTTTTGCCGAGGGATTCTCCTTCGAGCAACCTGCCGCAGCACAGCCCATCGCAACGCAGCCCACCAGCAACCCGTTCATGGCGCAGGCACAGGTGCCGCAGCATACTGCTCAGCCCCTGCAGTATCAACAGACTCAGCAGGCCGTGCAGCCGCTTCAGTATCAACAGACTCAGCAGACCGTGCAGCCGCTTCAGTACCAACAAACGCAGCAGACGCCAGCCGTGGGGCAACTCCAGCAAGTCTCGACGACAGGTCAATTTCAGCAAACGCCCATGGCCGGTCAGTTCCAAGCTGCCCAGCATATGGCCCAACAGGCTCCCCAGCAGGTACCTCAGCAAATGTCTCAGCAGATGCCCCAAGCAGACCAATATCAGCAGGCGCagatgcagcagcagacACAAGTGCCCCAGCAGACGCCACAGGCGTTCCAATACCAACATACTCAGGGTCCTCAACAGGCATCCCCGGGCGAGCACTTCCAGCCTTTCCAATCCCTGAACCCGCAGACTGCGCAGCCCTCGCCCCAGCTGCAGTCTGCGTCCACTggctttttcagctccaACACTCAAGTTACTCCCAGTTTTACGGGCGCAGGGTTCGGTGGCTACTACTCGCCTGACACGGGTGCGGGTGCGGCTTCTGGTCCAGGTCCTGCCCCGGCACCGGTGCAAACCGCTATGCCGACTGGCTCAAACAATCCTTTTTCGATGGAAAACATTGCAAGATCGAAAGACGAACGCGAGCGTGTCAATCCGTTCTCACAAACTAATCAGAGCCCAGCTCTTAATTCATCGGCCGCCGCCAATCCGTTCGACAAGCCTATGCAGAACCACCACACCTTCGGAGGCCTAGAAAACATGCCCACTGTCTCAGTCTTCCCCCAGACTCGGTCCCAGACAACTCAGCTGCAACAGGCGCAGATACAGCCCCAGCACACCCAGCTCCAATTCCAACAGCCCCAGCAGGCTTATGGTCATCCTCAGCAATCGTCCCTGAACCCGTATACTCAGGCTCAACAGAATCtacagcagcaacagcagcagcagcagcagtacGGCAACCTTCAATACTCTCGTCCAGGTGAAGGCCCTAACCTCATCGACATCTGAACTGTATAATATAATCTTTTCCGTGAAGAGCTCGTAGACGGTCCAGCATCTTGAGTTCGCTCAGCGGCTAACTCACGTGCTAGCCAACGCTATATAGTCGCCAACGACGGCGCCATACGTCATAACGGCTTCGAACAATCACGTGTGCGTATAAGAGCAAGCGCTATTTTTTCCAGggtttttttggcttccgcgggcttcttgttgcaCATGCCGTTCCCGAAGCTGAGCAAGAAGACGTATTCGACCAAAAAAACAGGAAGCTGACCACGAGATGGCTCTATTTCAACCTGGTGATGGATGCTCATGCGAATAGGAGCTATATAAGAACAAATGGTCGACAATAGGCGTAAAAGCGGCCTTTGAGAATAAGGTTCCACTTGTTTGCGTCAGTGAAGATATACAGTGTAACTGAGGGATCCATAATTTACGAATTGCGAGATCGATCGTACACTGCAGAGACTGGCAACGTAACGGCACAATGACTCAAGAAACCGTGTATGGAGTCGCGTTCAGATCGGTTGCGACCGCTGACGAAAGCGCGTACAGAAGCGCTATAAAGTTTTACCACAAGCTAGGATTTTCCACTGTGAAAACCTACGACAAGTTCAGAGGCAACAAGGAGGCTGCGACCTCCGGCACCGCCCAGGGCTCCGTGAAGGAGACCTGGCTGgaaagcttcaagctgaGCGAAGTGGACAGCAATGGCTTCCGCATCCCTCAGCAAGAGGCCACGAACCACGAGCAGAGTGATGGTGCTCTTCTTAAGATCAGACTAGTGGCTCACCAGCCCCTGGAGGCCAAAAACTCCCGGGTTACCTACTACTCCGCATCCATTGATGAGGTTTCCAAGGCTTTCCCAGacgccaagaagctcgaaaatgGCGAGTACGCCTTGAATGATCCATTGGGCTACGAACTTCGCTTGTCAGGCTACGTTAGAGCCGGTGACAAGAAGACCGTCGACAAGgagttcttcttggacGAGTCTAAGACTCCAGCTGACTATCTAAAGGGCCAGAACCTGTCTCCTAATCAGATTCCAGGTGCCACCTCTACTggcatcaagaagaagattgcTGTCATGACTTCCGGTGGTGACTCTCCAGGTATGAACTCTGCTGTCCGTGCTGTGGTCAGAGCAGGTATTTACTACGGCTGCGACGTGTTCGCTGTTTACGAAGGTTACGAGGGTCTGCTAAAAGGTGGTGatctcttgaagaagatggaaTGGAAAGACGTTAGAGGCTGGCTCAGCGAGGGTGGTACTTTGATTGGTACCGCTCGTTGCATGGAGTTCAGAGAACGTTGGGGCCGTAAACAAGCTGCCGGCAACCTTATTTCTGAGGGTATTGACGCTCTTGTGGTTTGTGGTGGTGATGGCTCCCTAACGGGTGCTGACCTGTTCAGATCTGAGTGGCCATCTTTGGTGGAGGAGCTTGTCAAGGACGGTAAATTTACCGAGAAGCAAGTCGAACCATacagaaacttgaagattGTGGGTCTTGTGGGCTCCATCGACAACGATATGTCTGGTACTGACTCTACAATTGGTGCTTATTCTGCCCTGGAAAGAATTTGTGAGATGGTCGACTACATCGACGCTACTGCCAAATCCCACTCGAGAGCTTTCGTCGTCGAGGTTATGGGAAGACACTGTGGTTGGTTGGCTTTGATGGCCGGTATTGCTACAGGTGCCGACTACATCTTCGTTCCAGAAAGAGCTGCGCCTGCTGGCAAATGGCAAgaagagttgaagaaggtgtGTCAGGCCCACAGAGAGAAGGGCCGTAGAAACAACACTGTTATTGTTGCTGAAGGTGCCCTAGACAACAACTTGAAACCAATCACCTCTGAGCAGGTTAAGGATGCTTTGGTTGAGTTGGGACTCGACACCAAGATCACAACTTTGGGTCATGTCCAAAGAGGTGGTACAGCTGTGGCTCACGACAGATGGCTCGCTACCTTGCAGGGTGTCGACGCTGTGAAAGCCGTTTTGGAGATGACTCCTGAAACACCATCTCCATTGATTGgtattttggaaaacaaaatcatcAGAATGCCACTAATGGAGTCTGTTAAGCTCACTAAGAGTGTTGCCGAGGCAATCGAGaacaaagactttgacAAAGCCATCTCTTTGCGTGACACCGAGTTTATTGAACTATACGAGAATTTCATCTCAACTACTGTTAAGGATGACGGTTCCGAGAGGTTGCCCGAGGACCAAAGACTAAACATCGCTATCGTTCACGTTGGTGCTCCTTCCGCCGCCTTGAATGCCGCGACTCGTGCTGCCACCCTGTACTGTCTCTCCCGTGGCCACAAGCCTTCTGCTATCTTGAACGGTTTCAGCGGTTTGATTCAAACTGGTGAAATCAAGGAGCTTTCTTGGATTGATGTCGAGAACTGGCACAACTTGGGTGGTTCTGAGATTGGAACTAACAGATCCGTGGCTAGTGAAGACATGGGATCAATCGCTTACCActtccagaagaacaagttcGATGGTGTCATTATTTTGGGTGGCTTTGAGGGtttcaagtccttgaagGAGCTACGTGACGCCCGTGCTCAGTACCCTATCTTCAACATCCCAATGGTTTTGATTCCTTCCACTGTTTCGAACAACGTTCCTGGCACCGAATACTCTCTAGGTGTTGACACTTGTCTCAACACTCTGGTCAACTACACAGATGCTATTAAGCAGTCCGCGTCAGCCACTAgaagaagagtttttgttgttgaagtgCAAGGTGGCCACTCTGGTTACATTGCCTCTTTCACTGGTCTCGTAACAGGAGCTGTGTCAGTTTACACTCCCGAGGATCAGATTGACCTAAAGAGTATAAGGGAAGACCTTGCTCTTCTCAAGGAGAACTTCCGTCACGACCAGGGCGAGACTCGTAACGGTAAGCTGGTTATTAGAAATGAACAGGCCTCCTCCATTTACACTACCGACCTCCTGGCTGACATCATTGCCGAAGCGTCTAGTGGAAAGTTTGGTGTTAGAACCGCTATTCCAGGCCACGTTCAACAAGGTGGCGTGCCATCTTCTAAGGACCGTGTCACAGGTTCTAGATATGCTGTTAAGTGTGTTAAATTTATTGAGGCCTGGAACAGAAAGAACTCCGACGAACAAAACGAAGACTTTAAGATTTTGAGATTCAAGTACGTTAACGGTGTTAAGGAGTATACCATCCAGGACGAAGATGCTTCCGCTGCCATCATCGCTGTCAACGGCTCTCACATCTCCTTCAAGCCTATTGCTCGCCTGTGGGAAGAAGAGACCAACGTTGAATTGAGAAAGGGTCAAGAAGTCCACTGGGAAGAGTTTAACAAGATTGGAGACATCCTTTCTGGTAGACTTAACTTAAGGAAGGAAGTCGACGCTGGTAAAAGCGCCTAAATTTAATGCCAACTCTACTTATATTATTAGCATCCGGTGTACGATATAGATTGTATGaatgattttgaatgaCAGAAAAGAATTGTTAAGTTAAAAGCTGTCGAGAATGTCTCCGCATCCAGGTATAGGAAAGCCTTTAGGGGTGCTCCAGGCGCAAAAATAAGCTTCCGTAATATGGTCGTCGCTAAGTAAGGTTAAAACCAAGAGCGCAGCCTGATATCAATGCTATTAAGACGGCGCAGACTCGAGATACTTGTGTCACGTTCTCAAATAAACTCCCAAAAAAGCGGATCAAAAGCGTGGGGCAGTATCTGAGTAGTGCGATTGCTAAAAAAGGACGCGCAGCTGGTGGCACAACTCGCAGTAGCCTCGCCAAACTACTCATGGAGGCAGAGAAAACCTTCACTGAAATGTTCAGTGCTTTCAAGTGACTCTCGAAAGTTGTGGTGAAATTTCCGAGGTCTTCATTGATGTGAAGAACCTCCTGTGCTGTAAGGTTAAGATCGGCGTGTACCCTCTGAAATGTACCGTCAAAACTTCTGACCCACAATTCAGCTTTCGCACAAAAGTTTTCATCTAAGTACTCAAGATTCTGAGCTAAGTTCTGTGAGAACTGGCTTAATGGTTTCTCTATATCCTCTCTCAACAGGGGAGTAATAGAATTCTGGACCAACCCCCTGAGATCCTGAATAACAACCAGAGCATCCATATATGTGTTACCGAGAGCTTCATCCAGTTTCGAAAGCTGTTCTGTTGTCTTTGAATAGAAGTCATTAAAACTTTTATCTTTCGATTTTAGTAACGAAATGCTGTCTTCGCTAGCTAATCTGATACTATCTCTCAAAGCTTGTATCTGTATTAGACTTTCAACCTTTAGACTTTTGATTTGATCTCTCGGGCCTGACGCATTAAGTTCGGCGTTCATTTCTTGAATATACTGCTTCAATGCTATGACCTCTTGCCATATGTCTGATTCAAAACTACCAACCTCTCTTTGAACAACTTTAACGTTCTTGTCAAATGCCAGCAGCACGTCCTTCTGATAgtgctcaaaatcttgaaagaacatTGCCTTGCGTGCTGAATAGGAGTTATCAAAGTCACTAAAATATTCCTCAAAGATTCTTTCcactttgaaaagattcttttcagcagctgcctcgtattcttcaaatctACGTTGTAGTTTAAGGTCTAGCACCTCGTTAAAATTCGCATACATTCGAGTGACATTCAAAAAGACGTCTAAGagctgctctttttcaaaaggcAATGAACTTTCATAACACAACGTTGGCAAACGCTGGTAATTGCCACTATATGTTGTCCACCACTGGGCAGAGCTTTTCATTTCGTCTAGgcactttttcaagccatCTTGAGTTGATTTTTGGCAAGATTCAGGCAGCTCATCGAGGCCTGATTCTTGAAATTCACAGAAGGAAAGCTTGATGGCAGCGTTTACTCTCTGCTTCGGATCGATTGTGTCAATGCCATGCTTTATGCACTTGGGCAAAAAATCTCTCAAAGCGTTCATGGCACAAGAGCTCTTGTAAAGCGGAAAATTTAGCTCGACGATCCTTTCCAAGCCGTCAGTGAGTGAGTCTGAGTCGTCTAATGAGAGTAACTTATAGCCTGCTATCTCGAGCCTGTCGGAGTTCCCAAGCCTAAAATAAAAGGCCCACAGTATCACAACTATTACACTAGCTCCCATAGCCTGTCACCCACGCCAGCTACTCGACATTAGCTTTCCTCTGAACTATCGGTATCTCTTTTGTacctttttgagcagctgAAACAAGTCTGAAACTGGAACAGTCTACAAAGGGAAAacaatgttttcaaaattaaaaCTTGTAAATGCCATAGATTGAACACGCATCATGGCATCTGTACAACGGCGGGCAATCTCCCAGTCGTCTTTCTCCAGTGTAGGAGTTAGAACTTGGTGCTCAACTTAAAATATTGAGAAAAACGTGACTATAGcggtttttgaaactttgtGAAGGCGATCAACGTGATAGAGGCTAGATAGAGTTCTTGTGAAGACGTTCCTTACCGGTCTGCTaacctcttcaaaaaggGTCATGATTTAGTGTACATATGCAATTACCAGGTTTGACCTTTAAAGTAATTATGTTATTAAAGGACTGCTTGCAGGCCTGCCATGAAGCACTACTTCCCCTGAGTTGAACGTTGCCCAGCTACCGTGTTTCTCATCTTAATGCTGTAAAcatttttcagcctctGTGATAATATAGTTAGACTTACAGTCCTGTGCTTTTAACGAGACCTGAGGAAGCAGGGACTTCCCCCCTCTGCCCTTGATGGCAATCTCtgccttcaaaacttgctcaagaagttcttccGTATCTGCGTGCTTCAATGCTAATTGCCTTCCAACAAATGAAATTTCTGTGTAATGCGGGATAATCATGGATGTCATAAACTGATGCttatttttcaaagcagccCCCGAAGAAGGAACCTCCATGCTGAACGCACTGCTTTGGTCATAAGCAGCAAGAACGCTTGCATAGAAACTTGGAAACGCATTAGAGTCAATAATGGATAACAGCCGTGCGACCATTGCAAAATTGCCGTTTACAGCATATTGGATGATGAAAGCCTTATTGACTTTAGTAGATAGCGGCATTCCATAGAAGCGGCTGGCTTTTTGATAAAGGACTGTGAGGTGACAACAATTCTTGGCTGAGTCTTTTGTGAGTAGAGAAACCCTTCTTATCATTTGGGGAAGAACCAAATCCCaaatttgttttttgacTTTCGAGTGATCTACGAGGACTAGTAGAGATAGAATTTCATCAAAGTGTCGACAATACGATACCAAAAACTCTGTTATCCGCGGCGTCATTGTTGTTTGGAAAATGGGCCTGAAGTTAGAAATGTAcacaaacttcttcaaaaagtcattgTCAGATGTGCTTATTCCGCATACGCTTTCGATGAGTCCCAAGTACTTTTCCACTAACTGCGCACTTGGACACCTTTCTTTGTTGACCATGTCTGTAAAAAGGACTTTGCTTTCTTTTAGAAAACCAGAGTCCACGTAGAACTCTGTGGTCATCTGTACCACTGCAGGCGAAAAGTCGACAACGCAAAATGGCCTGTGGAATCTTGTAGATACCGAATCTATCAGTTTTAATATTGCTGACGTTGCCCTTGGGGTTAGCGGAATAGAGTTACGCCTCAGAGCCATTAGAACATGAGCTAAAAGGGTCTCTGCAGTTTTCAAGTCATCTATGTCCTTGTGCAAAAACTCTGTGATAGAATCCACTACGCTAGCAATACCTTGACTGGACTTGCAGTAATGTTGAAGAATGTATAAAAACACTTCTTCACTgaaaacagctttttcttgatcgGCGGCCAGCCTGTCAATCAAGCTTCCAATAGTTGAAGCACTCAAAATGCCAGCATCTTCTTTTTCGAACATTAACGCGAACTTTCGAAGCTCTGGGATCCGGCCCGAATCTATTCTGCTAGGTCTTATAACGTTATCAATTTCATGATTCTCAATTAACTTTAGTGGAGAACTTTTCCGCCTCATTTTCCTGAAGGGTTCTAACCAGTCGTTCAAACCTTGGGTGCTTTGAGGCTGCCACCTTGTGTTGACAAGGGCGGGCTCCAGCGTTTTTAGCTGTTTAATGACAGCGGGAACTATAGGTTGTCCGTCCAGCAACTCGGGCTTTATTTCTGAAGCACATAGTATTGCTCTTTCCATGATGTTGGGGCTATAGAATGGATGCATGCTATCTCCAATAGCGGGAGCCACCCGCTTGAACTTCCTGAAAGATCCATCGCGCGTGCGCTTGTTAGGGTTCTTCGGAATCACGGTTTCTGTTTTAAGTTCGCTTAGCGCTGAGTAGAGCCTTCTGGGCGAAAATATTCGTGACCCCATCTTTAGCGCCGGCGGAATTGGCAATGAGCGTTGTCAGTTCTCCACACCTACCATTAAAACCGATTAAGAttaccaaaatttttcagctgAGAAATACCAAATCACGTGAAATATTATCAGAGTAGCCAGTTTCTTGGCGCAAGTTTACACAGCCCTATGCACCAACTCCGGCTGGTCTGGCGCCACATGCTGCCACGCGGCTGATTCTTGGGTATCACTCACGCCTTCAGAAGCTGTTGGCTTTGAGGAGTTGCTATTCACGTTGCTGAAGCGTAGGGGAACCAACTCGACATTGTCTCTATTGCGCAGCTTCTCGTATTTTCTTAGCGAGACAGCCCTTCGAATGATGCACATCATGGAGGAAGCAACTGCGATAAACACAGTACTAACCAGAACGAGCCAACCAGGCCAAGCGAGGTACGGCACAAACAACAGAATATCAACCAGAAAACTTAGAAGCGATAAAAGAACAGTGAGCAGCGACCACAACACAGCTCCTGCAAGTATTTTGCGTGACTGACCAAAGTTATGCATGTTCAAAGCTAACGCCAGTGTCCACAAGACAAAAGTGAAAAATAGTGAGATAGGATGGACTATCAGTAATTTCGAAATTGAGCGTTTCGCTCGAGAAGGCAGAAATAAGCTGGCAACTTCGGTAGTTCCATTTAGTGGTAAAATTTCATACCCGATACGCGGCGACGTACATTCCGAGCTTTTTGCTGTGCACCATCCAAAAACGCCGAACTTGCGCCCATTGTACGTGGAAAGATAGATTCTATCAACCACAGGAATTGATATCGTTGgaaagatttgaaaaattaaCGCAAGCGTCAGGAGCACAAAGATTACCGACCTTGATTTAGAAGGCATCTATTGTCTCTCCTTATCATTTGGTGATAAACTAACGCCCGGGCCCTTCTCTAAGATGGTATCAACTTGCTGACTTTATCAGCTGCAGAAGACAGAGTTATACGTAGAGCTTCTCATGTAATATATTTGGTATCTCTCTGAACGAACTACTAAAATTTTAGATGTCGAAGAACCCGCTCAGCGACGAGATCGGCGATGAGATATCCGACAAGTGAGATCCCAAGGTTGTCGGAAGCTCACAAGTCTCGATAGCAGCTCACAAACATGTCGAAAGGAAAAAAGTTTAGAAAGATCGGAAAGACAAGCTTTCAGCCCCCAAAGAATGTTGTTTTCTCGGACAAAAGATCCTCTGCGGATGGTAGCAGCGACCATGAAGATGGTTTGACAAAAAGCGCGTCCAAACATGATTTGGCGCGGGAGGCTGCATCGCTCTTGAAAGTACGAGCCACTTTACCAGTGTACAAGCACAAAGATTCTATTATGTCACAtatcaacaaaaaccaGGTCACTATTCTCATTGGTGAAACAGGTTCCGGTAAGTCCACGCAAATTCCCCAATTTCTAATGGAGAACTTCCCAGAAAAGACAGACAAGCGAATCGCAGTAACCCAGCCTCGAAGGGTTGCTGCGATAAATTTAGCTTCTCGTGTTGCCCAGGAATACGGGTGCCGTCTTGGAGAACGAGTGGGCTATTCCGTTAGATTCGATAACAAGAGCAACGCTCGAACAAAGCTTAAGTACCTGACAGATGGTATGCTTCTGCGTGAAATCATGCTCGACAAGAATTTATCTGATTATTCGTGTGTTATAATTGACGAGGCTCACGAGCGTACCATTTTGACCGATCTAATCCTaggttttttgaaagagctgaTAAACAGTTCTCGCCAGGACTTGAAAGTTGTGGTGATGTCAGCAACGCTTCAAGCAGAAAAATTTAGTGAGTTCTTTGGAAGAGCGCCTATTCTGTTTGTAGAAGGGCGCAAATTTCCAGTACAAAGAAGTTATCTGAAGGCCCAATGCGATGATGTCGTGGACGCAATAATTAGGTGCTGCGTGCAATTAAATCAGAGTGAACAAATGGGCGATATATTGTGCTTCATGCCAGGCCAGGAGGAGATTGACAAAGCCGTGGCTATTCTAAGCAAAGTTGGTGAACACTTAGGGGCATCCGTGCCACGTCTTGTGGCTTTACCACTGTACGCAGCACTACCACCAGCCGAGCAGGCAAAAGTTTTTGCTCCCGTAAAAGGGTTCAAGCGAAAAGTTGTATTCTCAACAAACTTGGCGGAGACCTCTGTAACGATTTCGGGCGTGAAGTTCGTTGTAGATTCCGGCCTCCGCAAAGTTAAAGTGTGGAGGCACCAACTGGGGCTTGCCACATTATTGACTGTACCGATATCGAAAGCAAGCGCCTCGCAGAGAACAGGACGTGCTGGTAGAGAAAGTGCAGGAAAATGCTTCAGACTTTACAGGGAACAAGACTACCAAAAATTACCAAACCAGACAGAACCCGAAATCGCTCGGAGTGAAGTGACCTCGCCAATTCTCatgctcaaaaaggttgGCGTGAAAGATATTGTGAACTGGTCCTGGTTAGAGAATCCAGGCAAGCAAGCTATTCTTATGGCGCTTCAAGAGCTGTTCCAACTAGGTGCCCTTGATGACTCTGGCAAAATAACAAACAAAGGTCAAAAAATGGCTTTGTTGCCTTTAGCGCCGCATTTAAGTTCcgttttgttgaaggctCACGAAGACGGTTGTCTTCTGCCTGTCATCGACATAGTGTCCTGCTTAAGCGTTGAAAATCTGCTGATAAATCCTTCCCCAGAACAACGTGACGAAGTTAACGAGAAGCGCTTTTCCATAGCGACAAGAGGTTCAAAATATGGAGACCTTGTTATGCTGAAAGAGTTTTATGACGCATACATGTCTCTGAAGAGTGCTGCGGAAAAGGATGACTGGTGCAAAGAGCTGTGCGTTTCTAAAAGAGGTTTCAAGAATGTCGTCAAAATTCGAGCACAACTTTTGTCCTATATGGAGCgtctcttcaaagagaaattGAGCGATAATGAAGATGAATCTGATAGCTTCGACATAAAGGCTATTGTCaagtgcttcttggctggATTCGCAAAGAACACGGCAATAGGCATGCCTGATAGGTCTTTCAGGACTTCAACCACGGGGGAGACCATATCGGTACATCCTTCTTCGATGTTGTTCATGGACAGGTCTTGCCCTGCTATTCTTTACACTGAATATGTGTTTACCACGAAGGGGTACGCTAGGAACGTTAGTCGGCTAGAATTATCCTGGTTACAGGAGGTCGCTGGTATTTCTACAGTCAAGGTTAGTGCTAGGTGATTGATTTTATATTTCACTCCATCACTTCGGCAGTTAATTTATATTGTGGCACACGACTATTTACCGGCcagcagaaacaaagaTGTTTTCTCTAGACTACCGTGCCCGTCAGGTGTCATAATCTTAGTTTAACTATTGATTATGGAAACCCTTAGAGATCTTCAGTTGCAAAAAGGGGCCGGCCAAATATCTGGTGTAAGAAGCCGCTTGATTCCCTTGCAATAAAAAACCTAACATTTTCTcaagacgacgaggacgaatGAGAAGGGCATGACTTGCTTACCGGTCTCACGCTCCCTGAAAAGAGCATTTGCCGTTAGCAACACAATTTTCCCTATTTAGAATATCGGACCATTTCAACATTAAGGCCCGCCCGAAATTAGTTGAATTGAATCTCAATAGAATGAGCGGCACCCATTTAAGTAATTTACAAGAACCTAATTGCATAGACAGCCTTAGCTAATAAATTGAGAAACACTTCAATCTTACGCCAAGTCAAAAATTGGGCTCCACTACAACCTTAGCAGGGGTGAAGTTGCACAAGATTGAAAGCGAAACAGAGTTTTCgacttttttgacaaaTTTAGTTAGCGCGCTGAAGAACCTTGGATATAGTGACTTGattccttcaaaaaatggaaTCCTGAGAAAGGCAGCCTTTGAGGGATAGGCGGCTATAACAGCCTTAATTGACGAACCTGCACCGCATGAATTTCGGCCTAGTATTCCATGCATAGAGACAACATTCGCGCTTTTTATTGCACTGGCGCCACAAGTCGAACTTGGGAACTGCGAAAGTGACGTTTTAGAAAAATGGGAAAGCCTGTCATTTCAAAGCTTCCCAAATATGCCAAGTATCCTTGCTAGGGTCAGCGAATTTTCATACATGGCAGAGGAAGTTggctgaagaaacaaatctCAGGATATTTGTAACTATATCCGAAATAGTATTCCTGAGGACTTTCCAGATGTTGTGTCCATCGTTGATGATACAAGTCCGAACGTCAGTCAGGTAACTGACCGGTTAATGAGGTACGCATTTTATGAAGAGCATGCACCGCAACTGCGCTCTTCTCGAACCACAATAGTTTCCAATGAA contains:
- the KAR5 gene encoding Kar5p (weakly similar to uniprot|Q04746 Saccharomyces cerevisiae YMR065W KAR5 Protein required for nuclear membrane fusion during karyogamy localizes to the membrane with a soluble portion in the endoplasmic reticulum lumen may form a complex with Jem1p and Kar2p expression of the gene is regulated by pheromone) encodes the protein MGASVIVVILWAFYFRLGNSDRLEIAGYKLLSLDDSDSLTDGLERIVELNFPLYKSSCAMNALRDFLPKCIKHGIDTIDPKQRVNAAIKLSFCEFQESGLDELPESCQKSTQDGLKKCLDEMKSSAQWWTTYSGNYQRLPTLCYESSLPFEKEQLLDVFLNVTRMYANFNEVLDLKLQRRFEEYEAAAEKNLFKVERIFEEYFSDFDNSYSARKAMFFQDFEHYQKDVLLAFDKNVKVVQREVGSFESDIWQEVIALKQYIQEMNAELNASGPRDQIKSLKVESLIQIQALRDSIRLASEDSISLLKSKDKSFNDFYSKTTEQLSKLDEALGNTYMDALVVIQDLRGLVQNSITPLLREDIEKPLSQFSQNLAQNLEYLDENFCAKAELWVRSFDGTFQRVHADLNLTAQEVLHINEDLGNFTTTFESHLKALNISVKVFSASMSSLARLLRVVPPAARPFLAIALLRYCPTLLIRFFGSLFENVTQVSRVCAVLIALISGCALGFNLT
- the AEP1 gene encoding Aep1p (weakly similar to uniprot|P32493 Saccharomyces cerevisiae YMR064W AEP1 Protein required for expression of the mitochondrial OLI1 gene encoding subunit 9 of F1-F0 ATP synthase) translates to MGSRIFSPRRLYSALSELKTETVIPKNPNKRTRDGSFRKFKRVAPAIGDSMHPFYSPNIMERAILCASEIKPELLDGQPIVPAVIKQLKTLEPALVNTRWQPQSTQGLNDWLEPFRKMRRKSSPLKLIENHEIDNVIRPSRIDSGRIPELRKFALMFEKEDAGILSASTIGSLIDRLAADQEKAVFSEEVFLYILQHYCKSSQGIASVVDSITEFLHKDIDDLKTAETLLAHVLMALRRNSIPLTPRATSAILKLIDSVSTRFHRPFCVVDFSPAVVQMTTEFYVDSGFLKESKVLFTDMVNKERCPSAQLVEKYLGLIESVCGISTSDNDFLKKFVYISNFRPIFQTTMTPRITEFLVSYCRHFDEILSLLVLVDHSKVKKQIWDLVLPQMIRRVSLLTKDSAKNCCHLTVLYQKASRFYGMPLSTKVNKAFIIQYAVNGNFAMVARLLSIIDSNAFPSFYASVLAAYDQSSAFSMEVPSSGAALKNKHQFMTSMIIPHYTEISFVGRQLALKHADTEELLEQVLKAEIAIKGRGGKSLLPQVSLKAQDCKSNYIITEAEKCLQH
- the RIM9 gene encoding Rim9p (weakly similar to uniprot|Q04734 Saccharomyces cerevisiae YMR063W), which translates into the protein MPSKSRSVIFVLLTLALIFQIFPTISIPVVDRIYLSTYNGRKFGVFGWCTAKSSECTSPRIGYEILPLNGTTEVASLFLPSRAKRSISKLLIVHPISLFFTFVLWTLALALNMHNFGQSRKILAGAVLWSLLTVLLSLLSFLVDILLFVPYLAWPGWLVLVSTVFIAVASSMMCIIRRAVSLRKYEKLRNRDNVELVPLRFSNVNSNSSKPTASEGVSDTQESAAWQHVAPDQPELVHRAV